One genomic window of Pungitius pungitius chromosome 11, fPunPun2.1, whole genome shotgun sequence includes the following:
- the LOC119197561 gene encoding tropomyosin alpha-4 chain-like isoform X1 gives MSGGLNSIDAVKKKIKVLQEQAEEADDRAARLQKEVEKEKRSREEAEAEVTALSRRLQLSEDTLERAQGQLSSTLHKLDEVEKSADESERGMKVIENRALKDEEKMELLEVQLREAKLIAEEADRKYEEVARKLVMVEGELERAESRAEQGESKSRVLEEELKTVFTGSKSLEAQAEKYSHKEDRYEEEIKNLSNKLKEAEIRAEAAERSVAKLERTIDGLEDALSSARNSNMELQATLNQTMEELNSC, from the exons ATGAGTGGAGGACTAAACAGCATCGATGCTGTAAAGAAGAAGATCAAAGTTCTGCaggagcaggcggaggaggcggatgACCGAGCCGCCAGACtgcagaaggaggtggagaaggagaagcgcagcagagaggag GCGGAGGCGGAGGTGACGGCTCTCAGTCGCCGCCTGCAGCTCAGTGAGGACACTCTGGAGCGAGCCCAAGGGCAGCTGTCCTCCACCCTCCATAAACTAGACGAGGTGGAGAAGTCAGCCGACGAGAGCGAGAG AGGTATGAAGGTGATCGAGAACAGAGCTCTGAAGgatgaggagaagatggagctgctggaggtccagCTGAGAGAAGCCAAGCTGATTGCTGAGGAGGCCGACCGCAAATATGAGGAG GTGGCTCGTAAACTGGTGATGGTGGAAGGTGAACTGGAACGAGCTGAAAGCAGAGCTGAGCAGGGCGAGAg tAAGAGTCGCGTGTTGGAGGAGGAGTTGAAAACAGTCTTCACTGGTTCAAAGTCTCTGGAGGCCCAGGCTGAGaag TACTCTCATAAGGAGGACCGGTACGAAGAGGAGATCAAGAACCTGAGCAACAAGCTGAAGGAG gCGGAGATCAGAGCCGAAGCTGCAGAGCGTTCAGTGGCCAAACTGGAGCGAACCATCGACGGGCTGGAGG atgCTTTGTCTTCGGCCCGAAATTCCAACATGGAGCTTCAGGCAACCTTGAATCAGACCATGGAGGAGCTGAACTCCTGctga
- the LOC119197561 gene encoding tropomyosin alpha-3 chain-like isoform X2, producing the protein MSGGLNSIDAVKKKIKVLQEQAEEADDRAARLQKEVEKEKRSREEAEAEVTALSRRLQLSEDTLERAQGQLSSTLHKLDEVEKSADESERGMKVIENRALKDEEKMELLEVQLREAKLIAEEADRKYEEVARKLVMVEGELERAESRAEQGESKVHKLEEQLRSFDQSLKTLQASEDKYSHKEDRYEEEIKNLSNKLKEAEIRAEAAERSVAKLERTIDGLEDALSSARNSNMELQATLNQTMEELNSC; encoded by the exons ATGAGTGGAGGACTAAACAGCATCGATGCTGTAAAGAAGAAGATCAAAGTTCTGCaggagcaggcggaggaggcggatgACCGAGCCGCCAGACtgcagaaggaggtggagaaggagaagcgcagcagagaggag GCGGAGGCGGAGGTGACGGCTCTCAGTCGCCGCCTGCAGCTCAGTGAGGACACTCTGGAGCGAGCCCAAGGGCAGCTGTCCTCCACCCTCCATAAACTAGACGAGGTGGAGAAGTCAGCCGACGAGAGCGAGAG AGGTATGAAGGTGATCGAGAACAGAGCTCTGAAGgatgaggagaagatggagctgctggaggtccagCTGAGAGAAGCCAAGCTGATTGCTGAGGAGGCCGACCGCAAATATGAGGAG GTGGCTCGTAAACTGGTGATGGTGGAAGGTGAACTGGAACGAGCTGAAAGCAGAGCTGAGCAGGGCGAGAg TAAGGTCCACAAGTTGGAGGAGCAGTTGAGGAGCTTTGACCAGTCGCTGAAGACCCTGCAGGCGTCAGAGGACAAG TACTCTCATAAGGAGGACCGGTACGAAGAGGAGATCAAGAACCTGAGCAACAAGCTGAAGGAG gCGGAGATCAGAGCCGAAGCTGCAGAGCGTTCAGTGGCCAAACTGGAGCGAACCATCGACGGGCTGGAGG atgCTTTGTCTTCGGCCCGAAATTCCAACATGGAGCTTCAGGCAACCTTGAATCAGACCATGGAGGAGCTGAACTCCTGctga